The following proteins are co-located in the Phragmites australis chromosome 10, lpPhrAust1.1, whole genome shotgun sequence genome:
- the LOC133931181 gene encoding uncharacterized protein LOC133931181 isoform X2, producing MAPPCATAAAAENPLTSPPSPAAAGNPSISPSSPAPAASAVGSEPETSQQQDADARWLETLSETELDLLISLKELAVTRATNAGHPKLADRFHLRTLRALGIVLLENFKGRLQESTSVNTNMFERLALLSDPDVDVSAHRSNFEPQVVRPSENQPVANGVNRKRKQMQDEPHEEGTLSPKKRRMDEAREE from the exons atGGCGCCACCGTGCGCAACAGCCGCCGCTGCCGAAAATCCGTTgacttctcctccttctcctgctGCCGCCGGAAACCCATCAATCTCTCCTTCCTCACCTGCTCCTGCCGCTTCCGCCGTGGGGTCAGAGCCAGAGACCAGCCAGCAGCAAGATGCAGACGCACGGTGGCTCGAAACCCTCTCCGAGACCGAGCTC GATTTGCTGATCAGCCTCAAGGAGCTGGCCGTCACGCGGGCCACCAACGCCGGCCATCCTAAGCTCGCCGACAGATTCCATCTCCGCACGCTGCGTGCTCTAG GGATTGTTTTGCTGGAAAATTTCAAGGGGCGACTACAAGAGAGTACCTCAGTTAATACAAACATGTTTGAGAGACTTGCCCTACTTAGTGATCCCGATGTGGATGTTTCCGCCCACAGGAGTAATTTTGAGCCTCAAGTTGTCAGGCCCAGCGAAAATCAGCCAGTGGCGAATGGTGTCAACAGAAAACGGAAGCAGATGCAAGATGA GCCGCATGAAGAGGGTACCCTAAGTCCGAAGAAAAGAAGAATGGACGAGGCAAGAGAGGAGTGA
- the LOC133931181 gene encoding uncharacterized protein LOC133931181 isoform X1, translated as MAPPCATAAAAENPLTSPPSPAAAGNPSISPSSPAPAASAVGSEPETSQQQDADARWLETLSETELVRPLPPSPSPNPFFSFFHSVCAFRFQSTGFPSISPFSVSVQDLLISLKELAVTRATNAGHPKLADRFHLRTLRALGIVLLENFKGRLQESTSVNTNMFERLALLSDPDVDVSAHRSNFEPQVVRPSENQPVANGVNRKRKQMQDEPHEEGTLSPKKRRMDEAREE; from the exons atGGCGCCACCGTGCGCAACAGCCGCCGCTGCCGAAAATCCGTTgacttctcctccttctcctgctGCCGCCGGAAACCCATCAATCTCTCCTTCCTCACCTGCTCCTGCCGCTTCCGCCGTGGGGTCAGAGCCAGAGACCAGCCAGCAGCAAGATGCAGACGCACGGTGGCTCGAAACCCTCTCCGAGACCGAGCTCGTAAGgccactccctccctctccctctcccaatcccttcttttctttctttcattctGTGTGTGCTTTCCGATTCCAATCCACAGGGTTTCCTTCCATCTCTCCCTTCTCTGTTTCGGTGCAGGATTTGCTGATCAGCCTCAAGGAGCTGGCCGTCACGCGGGCCACCAACGCCGGCCATCCTAAGCTCGCCGACAGATTCCATCTCCGCACGCTGCGTGCTCTAG GGATTGTTTTGCTGGAAAATTTCAAGGGGCGACTACAAGAGAGTACCTCAGTTAATACAAACATGTTTGAGAGACTTGCCCTACTTAGTGATCCCGATGTGGATGTTTCCGCCCACAGGAGTAATTTTGAGCCTCAAGTTGTCAGGCCCAGCGAAAATCAGCCAGTGGCGAATGGTGTCAACAGAAAACGGAAGCAGATGCAAGATGA GCCGCATGAAGAGGGTACCCTAAGTCCGAAGAAAAGAAGAATGGACGAGGCAAGAGAGGAGTGA
- the LOC133931175 gene encoding uncharacterized protein LOC133931175 yields MLEDFFTLTEMKDGISTVARIGELISEIQKLKNAAELNTADLIRQCSTAANTLASTNNEECLQHFVLLNGVGFLNHWLQDAQNCGKDLSNSAEDLMVAILTALECLSIDNEQLTSCGVMSTVHHLLAHGNAKINQKARVLCQKWSSVPKYGTDGQHVDTKEACQTDELKLPEASQEAENDKQGGANEFGNSVESKPEVMTCSNVPLPDTSLINDNTNATKQPSVLTSPNSSNGNATLGDVNSVGSFPASPVGLENVSVTEETSASNDVGLDTDGKLRSNSISVKSVIGQDAPADMTAVAVSVEPKKPDNLFVSSKVNSEDYIVSTSSGIMEVEPFAADRLHLGDDKAETLSHLAIVSRDLQDLSEESTGKEEGPTSSSSTDGTGIGNGFMFKRCMKSFGDSSKATETKSTTLKGEKSTPLTDYDDTDALEVARLVAIEVEREVIDYRGTFCGSPDINSRNADSPDLEARRQPEPTVNESNDNKSSSTGVDSGSSSSLKEDGSGITDGSGPFSRKYTRTLELGGLDLNKNQCAEETDCNPKSILSNSVNLSTPIAVAASRGSSVFPSRLHFEGELGWKGSAATSAFRPASPRRTPDEEKSLSASSHKTSNMLFDLNVVDSDSATSDEPLSTAILPASSDLASKDTSAAFGVSRELTLDLNCSCGDEEGAIAASNVPPLWNRQQFNGSWSQPSSSSSSRLPAVRNFDLNDNLSMTDGSTRRIDGSFAKTSVRDVSDPSAVTIMGKRIVLGQREHGHQQQHNFLGPSAESRVPARSIQSYAHTPDYGVVNYPPQSAVSFPPAFYAPGAVPYMFDAKGAPVIPPLSGLGLGISHPSFSTRAIPPSATELSYFHPSMDFNHAPSSEGAHREAGNYWPVSFQGQNIFVDERTRNMSQGGSSAMVLKRKEPESGWDLFPRR; encoded by the coding sequence ATGCTGGAGGATTTCTTTACTCTTACTGAGATGAAGGATGGTATTTCAACTGTTGCAAGGATTGGAGAACTGATATCTGAGATCCAGAAGCTGAAAAATGCTGCTGAGCTTAACACAGCTGACTTGATAAGGCAGTGTTCAACGGCTGCAAACACACTAGCATCCACAAACAACGAAGAGTGTCTTCAGCATTTCGTTCTGTTAAATGGTGTTGGTTTTCTCAACCATTGGCTTCAGGATGCTCAAAATTGTGGCAAAGATCTCAGCAATTCAGCAGAAGACCTAATGGTTGCAATATTAACTGCATTGGAGTGTCTTTCAATTGATAATGAGCAGTTAACTTCTTGTGGAGTTATGTCTACTGTTCATCACCTACTTGCTCACGGAAATGCCAAGATCAATCAAAAGGCGAGAGTGCTCTGTCAGAAATGGAGTAGCGTACCAAAATATGGTACAGATGGCCAACATGTTGATACGAAAGAGGCTTGTCAGACTGATGAACTTAAGCTTCCAGAGGCTAGCCAGGAGGCAGAAAATGATAAACAGGGTGGAGCAAATGAATTTGGAAATTCTGTTGAATCAAAGCCTGAGGTGATGACTTGCTCGAATGTTcctttgcctgatacttccctgATCAATGATAATACAAATGCAACAAAGCAACCATCGGTACTAACATCCCCAAATTCCTCAAATGGAAATGCCACTTTAGGAGATGTGAACTCCGTGGGATCGTTTCCTGCATCTCCTGTGGGTTTAGAAAATGTGTCTGTCACTGAGGAGACTTCTGCTTCCAACGATGTAGGCTTGGACACTGATGGCAAACTCCGATCAAACTCTATCAGTGTAAAGAGTGTTATCGGGCAAGATGCACCAGCAGATATGACTGCAGTGGCCGTGTCTGTAGAGCCTAAGAAACCTGACAATCTGTTTGTTAGTAGCAAAGTGAATTCAGAGGACTATATTGTTTCAACTAGCTCGGGCATCATGGAAGTTGAACCATTTGCAGCTGATAGATTACATTTGGGGGATGATAAAGCTGAAACTTTGAGCCATCTTGCAATTGTAAGCCGTGATTTGCAAGATTTGTCCGAGGAAAGTACGGGCAAAGAAGAGGGACCTACATCTTCATCTAGTACAGACGGTACCGGCATAGGCAATGGATTTATGTTTAAGAGATGTATGAAGAGCTTTGGGGATTCCTCAAAGGCAACAGAGACAAAATCAACTACACTGAAAGGGGAGAAATCAACACCACTAACAGATTACGATGATACTGACGCACTAGAAGTAGCTCGTCTGGTTGCTATCGAGGTGGAGCGGGAAGTCATTGACTACAGAGGAACATTTTGTGGTTCTCCTGATATTAATTCCAGGAATGCTGATAGTCCTGACTTGGAAGCACGGCGGCAGCCTGAACCCACTGTCAATGAATCGAATGACAATAAATCCTCCAGTACAGGCGTTGATTCAGGAAGTTCCTCATCTCTTAAGGAGGATGGATCGGGCATTACAGATGGTAGTGGTCCCTTCAGTAGAAAATATACACGGACTTTGGAACTGGGGGGCTTAGATCTTAACAAAAACCAGTGCGCTGAAGAAACTGATTGTAATCCAAAGTCCATTCTTAGTAATTCTGTCAATTTATCAACGCCTATAGCTGTGGCTGCTTCAAGAGGCTCATCTGTGTTTCCATCTCGGCTCCACTTTGAAGGTGAACTTGGATGGAAAGGCTCTGCTGCAACCAGTGCATTTCGACCAGCTTCTCCTCGGCGGACTCCTGATGAAGAGAAGTCATTGTCAGCTTCTTCACATAAAACAAGCAACAtgttgtttgacttaaatgtaGTAGACAGTGATAGTGCTACTTCTGACGAGCCGCTTTCAACAGCGATCCTGCCAGCTTCTTCTGACCTAGCTTCCAAAGATACCTCTGCAGCATTTGGTGTGAGTAGGGAACTCACACTTGACCTTAACTGCTCATGTGGCGATGAGGAAGGTGCTATCGCTGCAAGCAACGTACCGCCATTGTGGAACCGGCAACAATTTAATGGCAGTTGGAgtcaaccttcttcctcctcatcttcaAGGCTACCTGCAGTCAGAAACTTCGACTTGAATGACAACTTGTCAATGACTGATGGTTCTACACGACGAATAGATGGGTCTTTTGCCAAGACTTCTGTCAGGGATGTGTCAGACCCTTCTGCAGTCACAATTATGGGTAAGAGGATAGTTCTCGGGCAGAGAGAACATGGCCACCAACAGCAGCATAATTTTCTGGGACCAAGTGCGGAATCTAGAGTTCCTGCAAGATCTATACAGTCTTACGCACATACTCCTGATTATGGCGTTGTCAACTATCCACCTCAATCTGCTGTGTCTTTCCCCCCAGCTTTCTATGCACCAGGGGCTGTTCCATACATGTTTGATGCAAAGGGTGCACCAGTCATACCACCGTTGTCAGGCTTAGGCCTTGGCATTTCTCATCCATCTTTCAGCACCAGAGCAATCCCACCCTCAGCTACTGAATTGAGTTATTTTCATCCTAGCATGGATTTCAATCACGCACCCTCATCTGAAGGTGCACATAGGGAAGCAGGAAATTACTGGCCTGTGTCCTTCCAAGGTCAGAACATCTTTGTTGATGAACGCACTAGGAACATGTCGCAGGGTGGCAGTTCTGCTATGGTACTTAAGCGGAAAGAACCGGAGTCAGGCTGGGATTTGTTCCCACGTCGCTGA